A region of the Geomonas subterranea genome:
GGTGCAGCAGGCCAGGGAGGAAACGGCGACCTGGTTGATCAGGGCCTGCATGGTGCGCGGGCGCAGCATGAAGAGCACCCCCCCCACGACGATGAGCCCGGCTGCCGCGATCCTGATCTCCGTGAGGTCGAAGTGCTTCAAAAGCGTGCCGTGCTTGATGAGCGACGCGGTGATCATGCCGGCGCCGAGGAAGAGGTAGAGGCCGGCGATGGGAAGCCGGAAGCGGGAGACATCCCCCTCTTCCTGAGCGGCGCTTTTGGCCATGAGGAGGCTGAAGGTCGGCAGCACCGGGATCAGGTAGTGGACCTGCTTGCCGCTTAAAAGCGAGAAGATCACGAGGCTCCCCGCGCCCCAGATCAGCACCATCCTGAACCCGGAGTCGCCGGAGAGGCGCTTCCAGGCCCGCCACGCCGGCGGGAACAGGGTCCAGGGCATCAAAAGGGTAGGGATCCAGGGGAGGTACCACCAGAGGGGGCGCTTGTGCGCGAAGGAGTTCGCCATGCGGTCCACGGTCTGCCCCCACAGGATGGCGCGCCGGTAGGTTTCGCCGCCGGTGAGCGCGGCGGGGACCAGCCAGAAGAGCACCACGCCGATGCCGATCAGGAGCGAGAGCCCGAGCCAGGCGTACCACTTCCGGGAAAAGCGCTCCCTGGGGACCCACAGGAAGCCGAGCAGGGCCGCCGGGAGGACGTAGACCAGCACCACCGGCCCCTTGGTGAGGATGCCGCCGCCGATGGCGAGGCCGAGTTGCAGGTAGCAGGCGAAGCGGTGCTCCCGCGCCGCCGAGATCACCGCCAGCGCGGCGAGGAGCACCCAGAAGGCCAGGATCACGTCGAACATGATGACCGAGGACCAGAGCAGGTAGGAGAGCATGGAGGCGAGGATGACTGCCGCGTAGCGCGCCACCTGCCGGTCGTCCCACAGCTTGAGGGCGATGCGGTACACCAGGGTGAGGTTCAACAGGCTGAAGATGAGCGGGATGAAGCGCAGCGTCCCCTCGTTGACGCCCAACAGGAGCCAGTCCAGGTTGACCAGCCAGAAGAGCAGGGGGGGCTTGTGCGAGTAGGGGAGCCCGTTTTGCAGCGGCACGATGAAGGAGTGGTTGTTCCACATCTCCCACGCCACGCCGAGATAGCGGGTCTCGTCCACCGGGAAGTACGGAAGGAGCAGTGCGAGCACGATCCCTGGGATGATCAGGATCGCGAAGGGAAGGCGCAGCTCTTTAATCAGCAGCCGGATCGCTTGCGGCATCTTTCTTTTCCTTGTGGATGAAGAACAGGTTCCTCAGGTAGACGGTGGTGCCGAACGCCTGTCCCAGGATGAAGACCGGGTCCTTGCGGTACAGGGAGTAGACCAGCAGGATCAGCGATCCGAAGATGCTGAAGTACCAGAACGATTCGGGGATGACGCTCTTTCTCTTTTTCTCGGTGGCGATCCATTGCACCACGAAGCGCATGGTGAAGAAGAACTGCCCGGCCAAGCCGATGGCCACCCAGGCCTTTTCCGTTAATACCATCTAGTCGCACCTCGTGATCTTTACGTTCTTCGCGCGCATGCGCAGCCAGCAGACTCCGAAAATGTCGACGATGCCGACCCAGAGGCGGTTCAGTGTGCCGTATTTGGAGACCCCGGCGGTGCGGGGGCGGTGGTGCACCTCGACGGAAATGACATCGCCACCCTTCATCTTGATCAGCGCGGGGAGGAAACGGTGCATGTGGTCGAAGAAGGGGAGCTCCAGAAACGCGGAACGGTAGAAGACCTTGAGGCCGCAGCCGGTGTCCGGGGTCTCGTCGCGCAGGAAGGAGCGGCGGTACGCGTTGGCGAGCTTGGAGGAGATGATGCGCCAGGGAGGATCGTCCCTCTTCTTGCGGTACCCCGCCACCATCTTCAGGTTGGGGTTGTCGCTTTTGAGGATCGCTTCCACCATCTTCGGGACATCGGCGGGATTGTTCTGGCCGTCGCCGTCCATGGTGGCGATGATGGTGCCGGTGGCTTGCCTGATGCCGGTGGCCACGGCGGCGCTCTGCCCGTAGGCGCGGTCGTGCTGCACCACCTTGAGGGACGGGACGGAGCCTTTTAACGCTAGCAGTCTGGCATGGGTGTCGTCGGTACTGCCGTCGTCAACCACGACTATTTCGCAGGCAAGCCCGGTGGCGACGATTTCCTGTACCAGGGAGCCTATGTTGTCCGCCTCGTTGTGGGCAGGTATCACGACTGAGATAGTGTTCATAAAATTCTCTGTTTTTTCAAGTGGATGCTGCAGTAAGTGGCATAAATGGACAATTCGGCAAGATAACACAACCTTGCTGGTGAATCATAGCTTTTTTTGAATGACAAAACTGTCATCTTTCGCGGCTGTAGCGGGTTTTCGCCGCTATCTCAAGGACCAAGTAGCCATGGGAAAATTCGGTATACGCGGTTACGTTTACAACTGTTTAGTGTTAGTCTTTGCGAATGGTTACTTCACTGCTCTCCACCGATGATCTCAGACAGGCCCGGGTGC
Encoded here:
- a CDS encoding ArnT family glycosyltransferase; translation: MPQAIRLLIKELRLPFAILIIPGIVLALLLPYFPVDETRYLGVAWEMWNNHSFIVPLQNGLPYSHKPPLLFWLVNLDWLLLGVNEGTLRFIPLIFSLLNLTLVYRIALKLWDDRQVARYAAVILASMLSYLLWSSVIMFDVILAFWVLLAALAVISAAREHRFACYLQLGLAIGGGILTKGPVVLVYVLPAALLGFLWVPRERFSRKWYAWLGLSLLIGIGVVLFWLVPAALTGGETYRRAILWGQTVDRMANSFAHKRPLWWYLPWIPTLLMPWTLFPPAWRAWKRLSGDSGFRMVLIWGAGSLVIFSLLSGKQVHYLIPVLPTFSLLMAKSAAQEEGDVSRFRLPIAGLYLFLGAGMITASLIKHGTLLKHFDLTEIRIAAAGLIVVGGVLFMLRPRTMQALINQVAVSSLACCTLVIVGGDTMFQRYDLHPIAAAVRQKQAEGYQVLHAGKYHGQFHFMGRLSQPLVELPSRDQIRAYAATHDKIALITYEKDTVPVNPKDYYFLQPFRSKQAVMWTRDGIATFLGEAPDKKEPSETTETE
- a CDS encoding lipid-A-disaccharide synthase N-terminal domain-containing protein translates to MVLTEKAWVAIGLAGQFFFTMRFVVQWIATEKKRKSVIPESFWYFSIFGSLILLVYSLYRKDPVFILGQAFGTTVYLRNLFFIHKEKKDAASDPAAD
- a CDS encoding glycosyltransferase family 2 protein; the protein is MNTISVVIPAHNEADNIGSLVQEIVATGLACEIVVVDDGSTDDTHARLLALKGSVPSLKVVQHDRAYGQSAAVATGIRQATGTIIATMDGDGQNNPADVPKMVEAILKSDNPNLKMVAGYRKKRDDPPWRIISSKLANAYRRSFLRDETPDTGCGLKVFYRSAFLELPFFDHMHRFLPALIKMKGGDVISVEVHHRPRTAGVSKYGTLNRLWVGIVDIFGVCWLRMRAKNVKITRCD